The Streptomyces sp. NBC_01255 genome window below encodes:
- a CDS encoding winged helix-turn-helix transcriptional regulator → MVRSVPERDAACAIAQAAAVVGDWWSLLLVREAARGHHRFDALQEELGISRKVLTERLAHLVEAEVLEKVPYQSGPVRYEYRLTESGRGLLPVLLSMQDWADRWLLGDGSLSGTADDHSAEARRVADLVGERLPRLALPGHRDGEPLDPVAEAAATVLFCYPATGRPGPLPDGWADIPGAIGCTLENRLFRDAYDDFRAAGAEVRGVSTQRPDEQRVFAVEEGIPFALLSDVDLRLAAALRLPVFRAGQALRLKRAVLVVDRERVVRQARFPVTDIPGAVREALAVVRRMAV, encoded by the coding sequence ATGGTCAGGTCGGTGCCCGAGCGGGACGCCGCCTGTGCGATCGCGCAGGCGGCCGCGGTGGTCGGCGACTGGTGGAGCCTGCTCCTGGTGAGAGAGGCCGCCCGCGGGCACCACCGCTTCGACGCGCTCCAGGAGGAGCTGGGGATCTCCCGCAAGGTGCTGACCGAGCGCCTTGCGCACCTGGTGGAGGCGGAGGTCCTGGAGAAGGTTCCGTATCAGAGCGGCCCGGTGCGGTACGAGTACCGGCTGACGGAGAGCGGGCGGGGGCTGCTGCCCGTGCTGCTCTCGATGCAGGACTGGGCGGACCGCTGGCTGCTCGGCGACGGCTCACTCAGCGGTACGGCCGACGACCACAGTGCCGAGGCCCGGCGCGTGGCGGACCTGGTGGGCGAGCGGCTGCCGCGCCTCGCACTGCCGGGGCACCGGGACGGCGAGCCGCTGGACCCGGTGGCCGAGGCCGCGGCCACCGTCCTGTTCTGCTACCCGGCGACCGGCCGCCCCGGCCCGTTGCCGGACGGCTGGGCCGACATCCCGGGCGCGATCGGCTGCACCCTGGAGAACCGGCTGTTCCGGGACGCGTACGACGACTTCCGCGCGGCGGGCGCCGAGGTGCGCGGCGTGAGCACGCAACGCCCGGATGAGCAGCGGGTGTTCGCGGTCGAGGAGGGAATCCCCTTCGCGCTGCTCTCGGACGTCGACCTGCGCCTCGCCGCCGCCCTGCGGCTACCCGTGTTCCGCGCCGGGCAGGCGCTGCGGCTGAAGCGGGCGGTGCTGGTGGTGGACCGCGAGCGCGTGGTGCGCCAGGCGCGCTTCCCGGTGACGGACATTCCGGGGGCGGTGCGCGAGGCGCTGGCGGTGGTGCGGCGGATGGCGGTCTAG
- a CDS encoding alpha/beta hydrolase, with translation MSDPSPFAMPTRFDGAPDRVAVVVPGVGYSPARPLLHFARGVLLQHGWTVQELWWQIPDDFSQFTVDDRIAWVERQVTQAVDAEAGACRLLVGKSLGSLACGIAAERNIAAAWLTPLLTIDHVARALRRAQAPTLLIGGSADRLWDSRTAESLRHDVLEVPSADHALELADDATGSVDVLRHVVSRLDRFIGSLDLEEPRDRIARTGSGRAGPKSSGA, from the coding sequence ATGTCCGATCCCTCTCCCTTCGCCATGCCCACCCGCTTCGACGGTGCCCCTGACCGTGTCGCAGTCGTCGTTCCAGGAGTCGGTTACTCGCCCGCCAGGCCGCTGCTGCACTTCGCTCGTGGCGTGCTCCTCCAGCACGGCTGGACGGTCCAGGAGCTGTGGTGGCAGATCCCGGACGACTTCTCGCAGTTCACCGTGGACGACCGGATCGCGTGGGTGGAGCGGCAGGTCACCCAGGCCGTCGACGCCGAGGCGGGGGCCTGTCGCCTCCTCGTCGGCAAGTCCTTGGGCTCACTCGCCTGCGGCATCGCAGCCGAGCGGAACATCGCAGCGGCCTGGCTCACTCCGCTCCTGACCATCGACCATGTGGCTCGTGCTCTCCGGCGAGCCCAGGCGCCGACCCTCCTCATCGGCGGTAGCGCCGACAGGCTGTGGGACTCACGGACCGCCGAGTCCCTACGACATGACGTCCTGGAAGTTCCCTCGGCGGATCACGCACTGGAGCTCGCGGACGACGCCACGGGATCCGTCGACGTATTGCGGCACGTCGTCTCACGGCTGGACCGCTTCATCGGCTCTCTCGACCTTGAGGAACCACGAGACAGGATCGCCCGGACAGGCTCCGGACGAGCAGGTCCGAAGTCTTCGGGTGCGTGA
- a CDS encoding MFS transporter has product MSEAPTVPKHDRRSTHHATSPPAVFWRYWAATTVSDAGTAVTALALPLIALTVLDATALQAALLAAAGQISWLLLSLPAGVIAQRVPLRRLQVALDLVRFVAVGSLPLAWWLDRLSYPHLLLAALVTGAATVLFDIGNSTFLPAIVPARQLAARNSLMSGTHAVTETGGPSGGGLLVHAAGPVGALLVDAASYLFSALLLRTLPERRPAARTGDGALRLIREGWTYVTRHPVMLPCMLWATGTNFVCAALVALTPLYLVREAGLTPVQLGLVLAMDGIGALAGSAVAVRLTRRFGTARVLVGTALAGGAAALLAPLTTSAADAYWFALGNAGFAFGVVIGSITTRTHRQTESPPELLSRVMATVRFVSWGAQPLGALSAGLLATYAGTHAALWTVCTAALLPPLYLLAVPVGRRRDFD; this is encoded by the coding sequence ATGAGCGAGGCACCGACGGTCCCGAAGCACGATCGCCGCAGCACGCACCACGCGACCTCGCCTCCGGCCGTCTTCTGGCGCTACTGGGCCGCTACCACCGTCAGCGACGCGGGCACCGCCGTCACCGCCCTCGCTCTGCCCCTGATCGCCCTCACCGTCCTCGACGCCACCGCGCTCCAAGCCGCCCTGCTCGCCGCCGCCGGACAGATCTCGTGGCTGCTGCTCAGCCTCCCGGCCGGAGTGATCGCCCAGCGCGTCCCGCTCCGCCGCCTCCAGGTCGCCCTCGACCTCGTACGGTTCGTCGCCGTCGGATCCCTCCCGCTCGCCTGGTGGCTCGACCGGCTCAGCTACCCGCACCTGTTGCTCGCCGCGCTGGTCACCGGCGCCGCGACCGTGCTCTTCGACATCGGCAACTCGACCTTCCTGCCCGCCATCGTCCCGGCCCGGCAGCTCGCCGCCCGCAACAGCCTGATGTCCGGCACGCACGCCGTCACCGAGACCGGAGGGCCCTCCGGGGGCGGTCTCCTCGTACACGCCGCGGGCCCGGTCGGCGCACTCCTCGTGGACGCGGCCAGCTACCTGTTCTCCGCCCTGCTGCTGCGTACGCTCCCCGAGCGCCGTCCCGCCGCCCGCACCGGCGACGGTGCCCTCCGGCTGATCCGTGAGGGCTGGACGTATGTGACGCGGCACCCGGTGATGCTGCCCTGCATGCTCTGGGCCACCGGCACCAACTTCGTCTGCGCCGCCCTGGTCGCCCTCACCCCCCTCTACCTGGTCCGTGAGGCCGGACTGACGCCCGTGCAACTCGGCCTGGTGCTCGCCATGGACGGGATCGGCGCGCTCGCCGGATCCGCCGTGGCGGTCCGGCTGACCCGGCGGTTCGGCACCGCCCGGGTGCTCGTCGGGACCGCGCTGGCCGGCGGCGCCGCTGCCCTGCTGGCCCCGCTGACCACGTCCGCGGCCGACGCGTACTGGTTCGCCCTGGGCAACGCCGGCTTTGCCTTCGGCGTCGTCATCGGGTCGATCACCACTCGCACGCACCGTCAGACCGAGTCCCCGCCCGAGCTCCTCTCCCGTGTCATGGCCACCGTCCGCTTCGTCTCCTGGGGCGCCCAGCCCCTCGGCGCCCTCAGCGCCGGCCTGCTCGCCACGTACGCGGGGACGCACGCGGCCCTGTGGACGGTGTGCACGGCCGCGCTCCTGCCGCCGCTCTACCTGCTCGCGGTCCCGGTGGGCCGCCGCCGGGACTTCGACTGA
- a CDS encoding flavin reductase family protein translates to MGGVMGHAGMAATAVRHLRAAGSPTAVEPLPRPVLRAVREDERPPVDPAEFRRVLGHFASGVTIVTALDADGPAGFACQSFASLSLDPPLVAFMVARTSTTWPRIADAGTFCVNILGAEQGPLCRSFAVSGADKFAGVDWEPAPATGSPRLAGSPAWIDCTITAVHTGGDHLIVVGRVDSLGATEDGDRDGGGDPLLFHRGRFGRFRS, encoded by the coding sequence ATGGGTGGTGTGATGGGACACGCCGGGATGGCGGCCACCGCCGTCCGACACCTGAGAGCGGCCGGTTCGCCCACGGCCGTCGAACCACTGCCACGGCCGGTACTGCGCGCGGTGCGGGAGGACGAGCGACCGCCCGTCGACCCGGCCGAATTCCGCCGCGTCCTCGGTCACTTCGCGAGCGGGGTCACGATCGTCACGGCCCTCGACGCCGACGGCCCGGCGGGCTTCGCCTGCCAGTCCTTCGCCTCGCTCTCCCTCGACCCGCCCCTGGTCGCCTTCATGGTCGCCCGTACGTCGACGACCTGGCCCCGGATCGCGGACGCCGGCACCTTCTGCGTCAACATCCTCGGGGCCGAACAGGGCCCGCTCTGCCGGTCGTTCGCGGTGAGCGGGGCCGACAAGTTCGCGGGGGTCGACTGGGAGCCGGCTCCGGCGACCGGGTCACCGCGCCTCGCCGGCTCGCCCGCCTGGATCGACTGCACGATCACCGCCGTCCACACCGGCGGCGACCATCTGATCGTGGTCGGGCGGGTCGACTCCCTCGGCGCGACGGAGGACGGGGACAGGGACGGGGGCGGGGATCCGCTGCTCTTCCATCGGGGGCGGTTCGGGCGGTTCCGCTCCTAG